The genomic region TCGGTGAGGTCCTCGCGGGGCACCGTGTAGCTGTCCGCGGCCGTCTCACGGATGCCCCGGCCCAGCACGGCGCCCGGATGAACGTTCACCGGAACGGGGGCCACGCTGCCTGAGCCGTCTATGTATTCGAGCCGGCCGTCCACCAGCAGGAGGATGCGCTCCCGCTCGATGGCGAAGACGCGGGCGCCCTGGATGGTGTCACTGAGCATCAGGCTGCGCGCGCTGCCGGCCGGAAGCTCATGGATGGAGGCCATGGACCACTGGGGATCCTGCGACACCAGCGTGCCCAGAAGCCGGATGCCCAAGGTGCTGCGGCGCAGGTCCGGCGGATGATCCGGATCCACCCTCACGCCCGTGACGAACGAAAGACCGGTCAACTGTGCCAGCCGCGCTTCATCCAGCGGTGGCGCGGGAGAGGCAGCTAACCGTGCCGCCGGTTCGGGGAGAACATCGGGTACTGGCGTCAGGAGGCCGCCGAGTCCCTGATTCACGATGAGCGCAGCCGTCGATGCGCATGAGACGACAAGCAAGATAAACAGACCCCGAAGGGCACTTCGCATCCCAAGAACCACCGAAGCCTCCCAGCTTTGGAACCAAGCAGAACCAGAGCAAGGTTGGGGCCAGCCTCTGGTTCAGAGGTAAGGCAACGAAGGACGCGGTCAGCTTGAGTCTGAGTGTCAGTCCTGAATGACCCGGTCGTGACTCACCGTCATGACACGATGTCGCTCTCACTGAGGACGGGCAGTCGTCCCCGAGTGGCTGGACAGGGCAGGGGCCTTGAGCTGCAATCGCGCTCGTTCGCTGTCCCGGAGACCTCATGTTCTTTGGCCGTTCGGAAGCTCCTTCCTTCATTCCTCCCACCAAGATCTCAGGGGCCGTCCAGGACCTGATCGAGGGAGCCCAGAAGGAGCTGGTGCTGGTAACGCCATACTTCAAGCCTTGGAATCATCTGCAGAACGCAATCTGCGGCCGGTTGAAGGCCCGCGTTCCCGTCTCACTGATCATCCGGGCGGATGAAGTGAACAAGACTGCTTCCCATCTCCAGCCATTCGCCGCAGATGGGGCGCAGCTCCTCTGTGTGGAGCGCCTGCATGCGAAGCTCTACATGAGTGAGAAGTGCGCCATCCTTACCTCCATGAACCTCGTGGAGACCTCCGCACTCAATAGCTGGGAGAGCGCGATACAGATCTCCGCAAGCGATTCGCCGACGCTCTACAAGCAGTTCACGGAGCAAGTGCAGGCCCTCCGTCAACACTCGGCCAGGATTTCACTGACGGGCGCGCCCAGTGGGGCCGCCGCGCCTCCGCCACAGGCCACTCCCAAGGCTGAAGTCAATTTGATCCAGTACTTCGGCATCCGGAAGACTGATCTCAAACCCGAGATGATCGAGGCCCGCCGCTCTCATCCGCGCGCCTACGAGTCCTGGACCGATGAAGAGGAGGAAGCAGTGAAGGAGCTCGCGAACCGGCAGATGAATGCCGAAACAATCGCTCGGCTCTTGGGGCGACAGCCCAGCTCCATTGAGCGGAAGCTGAAGGACCTGGGCTGGTTCTGAGCGCTACTTGAAGATCTTTGACAACAGCCACACGACGGCGGACTCCGCGGCGCTGTTGTTCAGGTGCCGGGCGCGGCGGCCATACGTTTCGCTGGGCTGGGCCTTGGTCAGTTCGTCCGTGTAGGGCGTGGAGCCTTCCGGGGCGCAGCTTCCGCAGTACAGGTGCTCTTCCCAGACGAAGCCGTAGCGCGCGTCCATCCGCCGGCCACACGTCACGCAGGCCGGCTCGTCTCCGATGCGCACCTTGGGCAATAGGCTCAGGCTTCGCCGGTCGTCGTATTCGTGCTCGAAGTCAGCGGCGGGGGACGGCTCCGGGCGGGGTTCCGGCTCCGCGGCCTTCCGGAGCCGGGCCAGTTCCTCCGCGTCCAGCGCCACGCCCCGGCACTTGCAGCAGACATCCACCGCCACGTCCCGCAGCTCCACCACGGACAGCGGCGCGGTGCCACACGTGGGGCAGGTGGGTGCCTGACGCCCGCAGGACGGACAGCCCGGGACGTACTGGAGCGACGCCTCACAGCCCTTGCACTGCCCGGGCTTGCCCTTCGCCTGCTCGAACACGGCCGTCAGCGTGGGCGCGCCGACGACCTTCGCCAGCATCTCCTCCTCGAACCAGGCCGCCCCGCACGCACCGCACTCGTCGCGCACCAGCCCCCGGGCATAGGTGCTGCGCATCGTCGTCTGGCAGAAGGGGCACGCCTGCATGGCATCCGCAGCCTACCGGGTCTTTCCCGGAAACGGGATGCCGCGCCCCTCACCCCGCGCGGCGGCGCTTCTCCTTCTTCGGCTTGGGCTCCGGCGCCTTCGGGACGGGCGTGGGTTCGCGCAGCTCCTCCGGGACGGGCAGGGCGGGCTGCGAGGGGCGGGTGGGGGGCGCGGGCGTGCCCTCCGGCAGCGCGCCCTCCACCGGCTCGGAGGGGAGCGCCGGCAGGCGGATGATGAACACGGTGCCTTCGCCCACCTTGCTCTGCACGCTGATGCCGCCGCCGTGGTTCTTCACGATGCGCTGGCAGATGGCGAGCCCCAGGCCCGTGCCCTTCTGCTTCGTCGTGAAGAAGGGCACGAAGATGTGCGGCTGCTGATCCGCCGGGATGCCCGGGCCGGTGTCGGAGACGCGCACCTCCACGAACTCACCGGGCGCGCTGCGGAAGTCCGCGAAGCGCTCCGGCTTCTCCGTGCGCACGGTGATGCGGCCCGGCTGCGCCCCCAGCGCCTGCACCGCGTTCTGCACCAGGTTGATGAGCACCTGCTTGAGCTGCTCCGCGTCGCCCTCCGCGCGCGGCAGGCGCAGGTCCAGCTCCACCGCCAGCTCCACCGAGGCCGGCATGTCGTTCTGGATGAGCCGCATCGTGCGCGTCACCACCTCGTTGAGGTCGGTGGGCCCGAAGTTCTGCTTCAGGGGCCGGGAGTAGTCGAGGAACGCCGTCACCACGCCGTTGAGCCGGTTCACCTCCTCGACGATGACGTCCAGGAACTCGCCGTCCTCACCCGGCAGCCGCTTGGGGTCCAGGCACTGCGCCGCGCCCTTGATGGCGCCCAGCGGGTTGCGGATTTCGTGCGCCAGGCCCGCCGCCATCTCACCCAGCGCCGCCAGGCGGTCGCGCTCGCGGATCTTCTCGTACAGCTTGGAGTTCTCCAGCACCGTCGCCATCCGCTCGGAGACCTCCAGGATGAGGGCGATTTCATCCGACGCGTACGCCTCCGGCACCCGTTCGTCCCACAGGTTCAGGAAGCCGATGACGCGGTCGTTGCCCATCAGCGGCACGCAGATGCCCGCCTTCATCTGGAGCAGCGCGGCGCGCGTGTCGTTGAGCCGCTTCAATTCGTCGCGGAAGCGCTTGCCCTCCACCGCCTGCACGCGCATGACGGAGATGCGCCGCTCGATGTTCTCCAGCAGCACTGCCTTCTGCCCGCTGGCCACCGCGAACAGCACGCCGCGCGCGGCGGCCGTGTCCAGCAGCGCCACCGGCAGCGGCCCGCGCGAGTCCAGCAGCCGGTACCCGGGCCGGTCCTCCGCCATCAGGTACACCGACGCGTGCGTCACGCGCCCCGTCTCGTGCAGCGCGTCCAGCACCAGGCGCGCCAGCTCGGAGATTTCGATGACAGACGCCATGCGCACGCGCAGGGAACCCAGCGTGCCCAGCAGGGCGAAGCGCTCGCGGAAGAAGATGCGCACCACCATCTCCTCCACCTTGGTGCGCAGCGGATCCAACAGGATGAGGATGACGAACGCGGCCACCACCGTGTTGAAGACGAACAGCGACGTGTTCTCGTCCACCCACGCGGTGAGCACCGTGAACACCGAGGCCAGGATGATGGCCAGCACCGTCTGCGAGGCGATCTTCCCCAGGAGCTCGTGCAGGTCCATCAGCCGCAGCCGCAGGAGCGTCTGCGCGAGGAAGAACAGGTAGAGCGTCGCGAAGACCGGCCCCAGCGTGGGGAACGGGATGTCGTTGCGCGACAGGAAATCCAGCCCGTTGAACAGCACCGCCGCGCCCGCGCCAATGGCCAGGTACGCCAGCCGGAACTGCTCGATGCGCGACTCCGTCGTGCGCACCCGGTGCACCAGCAGGGACACGGAAGTGAACAGTGTGCCCAGCACCCAGGCGCCCATCGCCATCCGCGCCCATGGTTTGTCCGCCAACGGTGTAACGGCGACGGTCAGCCCCAGCACGCCGGACAGGAGGGCGAGCCGCCGGCCGACCTGGTGGGCGCCCTTGCCGACCCCCAGGAACTCAAGGAAGAAGGCGACCGCCGCCCCGGGTACCAGGGAGACGGAGAACACCGTCGCCCCGAGTGCGATGCGCGACACCCAGCGGTAGTCCTGGGCGGGGAAGATGCTGTGGAAGAAGAGACTGAGGTAGTACCCGGCCACCGTCAGCGTG from Corallococcus macrosporus harbors:
- the gspC gene encoding type II secretion system protein GspC, which produces MRSALRGLFILLVVSCASTAALIVNQGLGGLLTPVPDVLPEPAARLAASPAPPLDEARLAQLTGLSFVTGVRVDPDHPPDLRRSTLGIRLLGTLVSQDPQWSMASIHELPAGSARSLMLSDTIQGARVFAIERERILLLVDGRLEYIDGSGSVAPVPVNVHPGAVLGRGIRETAADSYTVPREDLTEALTHLDDLMMQARVVPSFRDGRPVGFKLFSIREGSFYARLGLRNGDVLQRINGLDLDSPDKALEAFHTLRDSRRIELQIERDGAPVRKVFDVQ
- a CDS encoding phospholipase D-like domain-containing protein, with protein sequence MFFGRSEAPSFIPPTKISGAVQDLIEGAQKELVLVTPYFKPWNHLQNAICGRLKARVPVSLIIRADEVNKTASHLQPFAADGAQLLCVERLHAKLYMSEKCAILTSMNLVETSALNSWESAIQISASDSPTLYKQFTEQVQALRQHSARISLTGAPSGAAAPPPQATPKAEVNLIQYFGIRKTDLKPEMIEARRSHPRAYESWTDEEEEAVKELANRQMNAETIARLLGRQPSSIERKLKDLGWF
- a CDS encoding zf-TFIIB domain-containing protein — its product is MQACPFCQTTMRSTYARGLVRDECGACGAAWFEEEMLAKVVGAPTLTAVFEQAKGKPGQCKGCEASLQYVPGCPSCGRQAPTCPTCGTAPLSVVELRDVAVDVCCKCRGVALDAEELARLRKAAEPEPRPEPSPAADFEHEYDDRRSLSLLPKVRIGDEPACVTCGRRMDARYGFVWEEHLYCGSCAPEGSTPYTDELTKAQPSETYGRRARHLNNSAAESAVVWLLSKIFK
- a CDS encoding GAF domain-containing sensor histidine kinase codes for the protein MDIRTQSALLASIIGLALGVSMLLRPGRPRVLTLYSVFTLTVAGYYLSLFFHSIFPAQDYRWVSRIALGATVFSVSLVPGAAVAFFLEFLGVGKGAHQVGRRLALLSGVLGLTVAVTPLADKPWARMAMGAWVLGTLFTSVSLLVHRVRTTESRIEQFRLAYLAIGAGAAVLFNGLDFLSRNDIPFPTLGPVFATLYLFFLAQTLLRLRLMDLHELLGKIASQTVLAIILASVFTVLTAWVDENTSLFVFNTVVAAFVILILLDPLRTKVEEMVVRIFFRERFALLGTLGSLRVRMASVIEISELARLVLDALHETGRVTHASVYLMAEDRPGYRLLDSRGPLPVALLDTAAARGVLFAVASGQKAVLLENIERRISVMRVQAVEGKRFRDELKRLNDTRAALLQMKAGICVPLMGNDRVIGFLNLWDERVPEAYASDEIALILEVSERMATVLENSKLYEKIRERDRLAALGEMAAGLAHEIRNPLGAIKGAAQCLDPKRLPGEDGEFLDVIVEEVNRLNGVVTAFLDYSRPLKQNFGPTDLNEVVTRTMRLIQNDMPASVELAVELDLRLPRAEGDAEQLKQVLINLVQNAVQALGAQPGRITVRTEKPERFADFRSAPGEFVEVRVSDTGPGIPADQQPHIFVPFFTTKQKGTGLGLAICQRIVKNHGGGISVQSKVGEGTVFIIRLPALPSEPVEGALPEGTPAPPTRPSQPALPVPEELREPTPVPKAPEPKPKKEKRRRAG